Part of the Gouania willdenowi unplaced genomic scaffold, fGouWil2.1 scaffold_269_arrow_ctg1, whole genome shotgun sequence genome, tttttcttttctttttaaattaacattgaCATCATCTTTTTATGATGAAACAAACATCACAAAGTTCACAATTTGTTGCTGTAAATCCGGTAAagattaacttaaaaaaataaataaataaacgtagtttgcattataaatgtatcaaacactaccCTATGCCTTAAGAGATATATTGTTGTCTTCATTGTGACAAATAAttagttacagtaatatataaggatgtaacaattcactcaactcctgatacgattcgattcacggtactgggttcacgatacaattctctcatgatttattttacaaaatgggactgtagacaaatgatgactgacaAATAtccctttaatttttttgagaaaaagctAGAAAACACTGtagtattttccttttatttttcattgtcaaaagaatcccttgataaactattcaaaacaatgcagtttGCCTAAAAATAagtcctgaatgaaataaaaaaaggaataatacaaatgaagttctatagtaaacaatgaaaaactgcacaatagttccttatttttttaaaagtgcaactagaaatgtattttgtgccttaacaattggactttaaaaaaaaacagtcattgaacTGTAttgacatcagatatttgttttgaccagcagagggcactggtaacccagtggtcggttggcatgcagttattctaccggtgaagaagagatgctatgctagcagacagagctaatagaaaaacgtgacttttacagatattcacttaatattacagatattctttcggtgctaaaggggtaaggaatcatttatgaacatgtttaagagtagaaggcggccagaaagaaagtagtagcagattctgcccgccgccaacacttctggacgagcactgggttaccagcgccctctgctggtcaaaacaaacatctgacgtaaatacagtaaaatgacttttttttttttttttaaaagtccaattgttaaggcacaaaatacatttttagttgcacttttaaaaagaaaaagaactattatgcagttttgaattgtttactatagaaccagaatttaaataataggtttcttcatttgtattattcctttatttatttcattcaagatttatttttagttaaattgcattgttttgaatagtttattaagggattcttttgacaatgaaaaataaaaggaaaatattagagtatgtaagtttttggccaacagcgccccctggtgagtaaaatgttcattagttttctattgttgtataagacgctccctcattggtagtaattatgcctgatgtaacagtccatacatacagtatatccactatgaggagtaaaatgtgtgtgtttgcattatttaatttaatatatttgatcttcCTATGTTAATAAgacacacatttaatcacaaaaggcagcttcaaacagatcaatgttgacaggttgtcatggcaactcaggctaaaatggagGATCAATGTTGATAGGTTGTcctggcaactcaggctaaaatggaagctcaatgttgacaggttgtcatggcaactcaggctaaaatagaagctcaatgttgacaggttgttatagcaactcaggctaagatgaaagcTGCAGAACATCCACCATTCTACAGAATCTCCCCGTGCACCgtcagaaacgactaaagtagctttaataatattgattaacgttgaccagcagatgtcatcagtgagcaacgtttgagaccaaagtaagtttcaaataataataatgtcaactttaatgactaattttgtgattttccagaatccagtgagtaaatactgcttgttttaatctaaatgtgtttacatattaagtcataatcttgtgtgaatgagctgatattgaacGATCTTTGGAACAactttgtcataaaagctcattttaaatttgttcattttaacatttaacatttagtctgaattCTATCAttttatactgtgtgtgtgtgtgtgtgtgtgtgtgtgtgtgtgttagcggcaTATAATATTTACATCAGAAACTATAACGGAATGTCTCACTGCACGTAAAGCTAcataatattattatcattattattattattattaggttccgatgtcccagaatgggacagaggaacctattgttttcgctattatatcgttttattattattataccccgcccgcctttgatcgctaattcgaccccctaaaaatgcccgaaaactcaccgaaatttgcacgcacctcaggcctggcgaaaaatttgataattaggtggcgtgaaaaaaaacggacagaaaacgcacgcgtagcgtgcgttttcgccgccaaaaaaacgatggaaccgcacgaccgccaggtttgaccgatatgtacgaaaatcgccacgtgtagtctccgccccagaatgagcaaaaagttacattgtgaccccgcccaaaaccaaacaggaagtcagccatcttgggtcaaaggtcaaaaatggcgtttcgccctcgaaacgcatctgcgctatctagtctgaggggattcatccgattcgcttaaaacttggcaacaccacataggacccattgaagatgaaaagttatcgaaagaatttttgtatctgtcacggtttggtcgtggcgccgccacaaaaatgcaatgctaattttcgttagcacgcagaaatgtccaaatctccataactctgacacacaaacttccatcagcttcaaatttcacacaaaggacatgtgcccaagcttggtcatgactgctttgaaacatttcccatcatgccttgtgttttcgaccggtgtcatttaaggtcacgtacacggttagcatttacaggacgccgttctaggaaaaagcttataactctagaatgcaaagttcaaactgcttaatatttgatacacacgatgattgtccatccataaacaactctcgatgaccaaattacccatcatggccagtgggaggggcctataatgacacaagaaaatccctcgccataactacgccgttatacgaaaacgcttataactctagattgcaaagttcaaactgcttcatatttgatacacacgatcactgtccagagctaaacaataAACGAtagccaatttacccacaatgccttgcgttctcagagggcgccgcttctgtggtcgtcctacacgagcagctgtagtggaaagacgatatgtcgtgttgacttgaaaacactgtaggatgaatcttattagatggaagcacattgcgatggaaaatataccaggctgtgaaaagtgggaggggcctatcatgacacaggagaattcttcgccatcagcacgctgtaataggaaaaagcttataactctagaatgctaaattcaaactgcttcatatttgatacacacgacgactgtccagccataaacaaaactccataaccaatttacccataatgccttgcgttctcagagggcgccgcttctgtggtcgtccaacacgagcatctgtagcggacagacgatatgtcgtgttgacttcaaaacactgtaggatgaacctacacagaggggagcaaattgctatggaagaaaaaaaaggctgtgagcagtgggaggggcctataatgacacgggagaatccttcgccatcagcacacTATattaggaaaatgcttataacgcttcaatgcaaagttcaaagtgcttcatatttaatacacacgatgattgtccatccataaacaacgctcgatgaccaaattacccatcatggccagtgggaggggcctataatgacacacgaaaatccctcgccataactacgccgttatacgaaaacgcttataactctagagtgcaaagttcaaactgcttcatatttgataaacaCGATCACTgttcagagctaaacaacaaacgataaccaatttacccacaatgccttgcgttctcagagggcgccgcttctgtggtcgtcctacacgagcagctgtagcggacagacgatatgtcgtgttgacttcaaaacactgtaggatgaatcttattagatggaagcacattgctatggcaaatagagcaggctgtgaaaagtgggaggggcctatcatgacacaggaaaatccctcgccataactacgcagttatacgaaaacgcttataactctagagtgcaaagttcaaactgcttcatatttgataaacacgatcactgtccagagctaaacaacaaacgataaccaatttacccacaatgccttgcgttctcagagggcgccgcttctgtggtcgttcaacacgagcagctgtagcggacagacgatatgtcgtgttgacttcaaaacactgtaggatgaacctacacagaggggagcaaattgctatggaagaaaaaacaggctgtggtcagtgggaggagcctataatgacacgggagaatccttcgccatcagcacgctataataggaaaatgcttataacgcttcaatgcaaagttcaaactgcttcatatttgatacacacgatgattgtccatccataaacaatgctcgatgaccaaattacccatcatggccagtgggaggggcctataatgacacacgaaaatccctcgccataactacgccgttatacgaaaacgcttgcaactccaaagtgcaaagttcaaactgcttcatatttgatacacacgatcactgtccagagctaaacaacaaacgataaccaatttacccacaatgccttgcgttctcagagggcgccactTCTGTGGTCGTTCTActcgagcagctgtagcggacagacgatatgtcgtgttgacttgaaaacactgtaggatgaattttattagatggaagcacattgctatggcaaatagagcaggctgtgaaaagtgggaggggcctatcatgacacaggagaattcttcgccatcagcacgctgtaataggaaaaagcttataactctagaatgctaaattcaaactgcttcatatttgatacacacgatgactgtccagccataaacaaaactccataaccaatttacccacaatgccttgcgttctcagagggcgccgcttctgtggtcgtcctacacgagcagctgtagcggacagactatatgttgtgttgacttcaaaacactgtaggatgaatcttattagatggaagcacattgctatggcaaatagagcaggctgtgaaaagtgggaggggcctatcatgacaggaaaatctttcgccatttcttggtaaatgcaatatcagttgtttttacaccaatttacaccaaatttgctcaggccaattcctaaaacagtggtatacgtgaccgtgggttaccgcccccggccgcttcatcggaacctatgacgccgctcgcggctttaattattattattattattattattattattattatgtattatgaCAGGCCCATATTTCACTGGCCTCAAATCAACAGgaacaagtatttattaattttaatgtgacacatttaacatgtgatcattattttgttttatcccaagatataaattgtaaattgagGAAACATTGGAATTGAGCTGCTGAAAGGAAGTGACGGattgctgctctgctgctttTTATGGGAACACCTTTAAACATTGAAGGGCTTAATTATAGGACGTCTAATGTCAAAGGTAAGTGACAATTTTCTAGCTGTTTTtagcatttagctcattttgttaacatttaaaacagggattcacgtcaaacatgttatatataattgTCTACAATATGTTTCAAGGCTGTAgctattgaatatttttgtaatccagTATTCTACTGAAAATTCCATagattaacatatttttttagttaaagagaaattatatttatacatgagaAACTAACATATTTGATTTAGGAATGAATGaaccatttgtttccttttttagacAATCAACACTTTTGCTTTTTAGCAAACGGCAATTGCATCTCAGGAAATGTGACtagttaatataaaaatgaataaaaaaaacagaataacaaCTTTCTACTTCTGCCAATTCCAAACATCTtctcagatatctacaactacatagatatctttatttgaGGAACATTGAAGATAACTTGAACTAAAGTTTAGAATTGGTGACGTGATGTTTTCCATATCTTTAACTTTCATTTTATCAAGTCCAAATGAGGtttgatataaatgtaatgttcattttgaaaaaaagtttgCCATTGGTTTCCATCATCTACCACCCACCACCAAAAGTCATGTGATGTGTGATATCATCTAAGAAAGGTCTCTACTGCTCATGGGGaacgattttttttaatataaataagctgtcaaaggattaaaaaaataaccaatcaaTTGCAAATATGACTAAATAATCACGATTAATCACAACTTGTGAATTTCAATCACAAGTTGCACAGAAATGACGTGTATTTATAAGTTACATTTGAGGCagataattagtttaatttgttttcccaaacaaaatcactgtaaaatgtagtgtgtggtccatgcagactttaaaggtttgtgctatgttaaacttcagtctgttattacacaatatattggttattttaaagataacgagattgtacattaaaataaagtacGCAAAAAATCTAGCctataatttagaaaaattccAGTGTCAATATGAGAGAACCTTAGAACTTATCTGAACCTTAAACATTCAAactattgcacttttacattcagctgctgaggcacagccgactgtccacattactacaggatgactgaatcaatgctaaatactagaggtgatctcagtgagatggactcagaaacattagtaaaggaacattccacaacaatgagagtgtcctgttaatgtgctgcttgtctctgtccCTCAGTTTGTGGACACGTCTCCTGCCTGCAGTGGGACGTCtgaacatcacttcctgtgctcCATCTGTCTGGAGGTGCTCACTGATCCAGTCACCACATCATGTGGACACAACTTCTGCAAAACATGCATCAGCACATACTGGGACACCAGTACCACCAGAAGGTGTCCCATGTGTAATCAGGTGTTCAGCACTAAACCTCAGCTGAAGGTCAATATTATGATGCGTGAGATGGTTTCTCAGTTCAGACGTGAATCTGAGAagaaagcagcagcaccaggagaAGTTCCCTGTGACGTCTGCACTGGAACCAAAGTGAAGGCCCTGAAGTCCTGCCTGGACTGTGGGGTCTCCTACTGTGAGACTCACCTGGAGCCTCATCTGACAGCATCAGGCCTGAGAAGACATCAGCTGGTGGAGCCTGTGGAGAACCTGGAATCCAGGATGTGTCCAAAGCACAGCAAACCTTTAGAGCTGTTCTGTCAGAGCGATCAGACACGTGTCTGCTTGATGTGTTCTGTTTTGGAGCACAGGAGTCACCAGTTAGTCCCTCTGGGACTTCAGCAGATGATCCaaaagagacgagagaagctgGAGGTGATCAGAGAGTCAGTGAGATTCAGGAAGGAAGCAGCAGACAGAGGGAAAGCTGAAGGTGTGGAGATGTTCACTGCTCTGATGGAGCTTGTTCGGAgaggcctgaaggagctgatgaagacaatggaggagcaacaggaagtagaagagagagaggctgaAGGTTTGATCAAAGAGCTGGAGAAGGAAATCTTTGAGCTGATGAAGAGAAGCTCTAAGGTGGAGCAGCTCTCCCACTCTGAAGACCACCTCCTCCAACACTTCTGCTCTCTGAAAGCTCCTCCAGCCACCAAGGACTGGACAGAGGTCATGGTCCATCCATCATCATATGAAGGAACTGTGCTGAGAGCTGTGGCTCAGCtggaggacacactcagtgacaagatgatgaagatgaagatgttaGAGATGAAGAGGCTGCAGCAGTTTGCAGTAGATGTGACTCTTGATCCTCTTACAGCTAATTCTTACCTtgtcctgtctgatgatggaaaaCAAGTTTATGACAGTGATGTGAAGAAGAAACTTCCAGATAATCCAAAGAGATTTTCtaaatatattaatgttttaGGGAAGCAGAATTTCAGTTCAGGTAGATTTTACTTTGAGGTTCAggttaaaggaaaaactgaCTGGGATTTAGGAGTGGCTAAAGAATCCATCAACAGGAAGGCATATATTACTGCGACTCCTAAGAATGGTTACTGGACTGTGGCActcagagatggaaatgtgtatAAAGCATGTGGAGATCCTCCATTcattcttcatctgaagtgtgttcctgagaaggtgggtgtgtttgtggactatgaggagggtgtggtctccttttatgatgtagatgctgcagctctgatctactccttcactcactgctgcttcactcatAAACTACACCCATACTTTAATCCTGGTTTAAACCATGGTGGTAAAAACTCAGCACCTCTGATCATctgtcctgtcaatcaaagtgaatgatcagtgtcatgatgaagtctcaccaacaatagattcaatggttctctgcaaccattcacttctccaggttggttacgcactccatccaacctaacatgtatgtttctcaacagtgggaggaaacatttcattaaagaagtttcacatttggtgtttggattgtgatgaaataaaagtggattaaaaaaatatattttacaaaatgattcattgtacaaacatgttacatgttttatgatcagttaaaatgtgttagtggttagtaaaacaagtacagtgcccgtcggaagtatgcattcatgtgggagcataaggggtataattgcgtatttttgtatctttctgttgtgtttttgtgcattttttgtaaaattatagttttttgttgccattgcagtgtgattctggaatctttttgtgtatttttgtatcttttttagtgtagttttgtgcattgctgttgttattttgtgtatttttgtataaatatttagttatgtgtattttgagtcattttcatatgtttgttgttgtttggtgtattttttctgtaatgtatgtattttggagtaattttgtgtgttttttttagcctttttgtatatttttatgcatttctgttgtcattttgtgtactttttgtataaatattggtatatttttattataaatactgtgtgtgtgtgtgagccagccatctcctccgtgcgttatctatcACACATGTGAGCTTCTTGCACATAAAACATctcaggttgttaagagagacacggtaactacggtagccagttaagtcaactattcatcagcatgtatgtctatgctatacaacccctcgactaacagagaaagtgt contains:
- the LOC114459138 gene encoding E3 ubiquitin-protein ligase TRIM39-like isoform X1, producing MSKFVDTSPACSGTSEHHFLCSICLEVLTDPVTTSCGHNFCKTCISTYWDTSTTRRCPMCNQVFSTKPQLKVNIMMREMVSQFRRESEKKAAAPGEVPCDVCTGTKVKALKSCLDCGVSYCETHLEPHLTASGLRRHQLVEPVENLESRMCPKHSKPLELFCQSDQTRVCLMCSVLEHRSHQLVPLGLQQMIQKRREKLEVIRESVRFRKEAADRGKAEGVEMFTALMELVRRGLKELMKTMEEQQEVEEREAEGLIKELEKEIFELMKRSSKVEQLSHSEDHLLQHFCSLKAPPATKDWTEVMVHPSSYEGTVLRAVAQLEDTLSDKMMKMKMLEMKRLQQFAVDVTLDPLTANSYLVLSDDGKQVYDSDVKKKLPDNPKRFSKYINVLGKQNFSSGRFYFEVQVKGKTDWDLGVAKESINRKAYITATPKNGYWTVALRDGNVYKACGDPPFILHLKCVPEKVGVFVDYEEGVVSFYDVDAAALIYSFTHCCFTHKLHPYFNPGLNHGGKNSAPLIICPVNQSE
- the LOC114459138 gene encoding E3 ubiquitin-protein ligase TRIM21-like isoform X2, with the translated sequence MCNQVFSTKPQLKVNIMMREMVSQFRRESEKKAAAPGEVPCDVCTGTKVKALKSCLDCGVSYCETHLEPHLTASGLRRHQLVEPVENLESRMCPKHSKPLELFCQSDQTRVCLMCSVLEHRSHQLVPLGLQQMIQKRREKLEVIRESVRFRKEAADRGKAEGVEMFTALMELVRRGLKELMKTMEEQQEVEEREAEGLIKELEKEIFELMKRSSKVEQLSHSEDHLLQHFCSLKAPPATKDWTEVMVHPSSYEGTVLRAVAQLEDTLSDKMMKMKMLEMKRLQQFAVDVTLDPLTANSYLVLSDDGKQVYDSDVKKKLPDNPKRFSKYINVLGKQNFSSGRFYFEVQVKGKTDWDLGVAKESINRKAYITATPKNGYWTVALRDGNVYKACGDPPFILHLKCVPEKVGVFVDYEEGVVSFYDVDAAALIYSFTHCCFTHKLHPYFNPGLNHGGKNSAPLIICPVNQSE